The following are encoded together in the Daucus carota subsp. sativus chromosome 5, DH1 v3.0, whole genome shotgun sequence genome:
- the LOC108221181 gene encoding probable aspartic proteinase GIP2: MDLGGQHTWFNCDEFDLPTYKSISCNTEKCRKYNGYDCMNCALLIPVPPRCINDGCAVTYANQFAAQDINNSLAEDALFVESTNASGTKGMIGLVNTTTSLPAHMSSQFNLPHKFALCLPSSPIHGHMFVGGGPYIFPPYYKNIAKKLITTKLVSYPVDTDKIYIITDPYDEYFVDIKSINIDQKLVPLNASLLSINKDGFGGTTFSTLSPFTSLQTSLYTVFVTAFTEASAHRKMKE; this comes from the exons ATGGATCTTGGTGGCCAACACACCTGGTTCAATTGTGATGAGTTCGATTTACCAACCTATAAGTCCATCAGTTGCAACACTGAAAAATGTAGAAAGTATAACGGCTATGATTGCATGAACTGCGCTCTTCTGATCCCTGTCCCACCACGCTGCATTAACGATGGATGTGCTGTCACGTATGCCAATCAGTTCGCTGCTCAAGATATTAATAACAGCTTAGCAGAGGATGCCTTATTTGTCGAGTCTACAAATG CCAGTGGAACCAAAGGTATGATAGGCCTCGTAAATACAACTACATCCTTGCCTGCACATATGTCAAGCCAGTTCAATTTACCTCATAAATTTGCTCTTTGTTTGCCCTCTAGTCCTATACACGGCCACATGTTTGTAGGCGGAGGGCCATACATATTTCCACCATACTATAAAAACATTGCTAAGAAATTGATCACCACAAAACTTGTCAGTTACCCTGTTGACACTGACAAAATTTACATTATAACTGACCCTTACGACGAATATTTTGTAGATATTAAATCTATTAATATCGATCAAAAACTTGTCCCTCTTAATGCTTCTTTACTATCCATCAACAAAGATGGCTTCGGGGGTACTACATTTAGTACCCTATCTCCTTTCACAAGTTTACAGACTTCCCTCTATACGGTTTTCGTTACTGCTTTTACTGAGGCTTCAGCTCACAGGAAGATGAAAGAGTAG
- the LOC108222572 gene encoding probable aspartic proteinase GIP2, translating to MDLGGQHTWFNCDDFDLPTYKSISCNTEKCRKYKGYDCMNCALLIPVPPRCTNNACAVTYSNPFAFQDINNSLAEDALFVESTNGLSVGLTYKSPDPFPFSCSDYLRNLASGTKGMIGLVNTTTSLPAQMAAQFNLPHKFALCLPSTSGPIHGHMFIGGGPYIFRPYSKNIAKKLITTKLISYPVDTDKIYTVTDPYDEYFVHLKSITIDQKLVPLNASLLSINEDGFGGTTFSTRFPFTSLQRTLYTVFVTAFTEAAASRKMKRVDGPFDVCFNATNIPKSKTGPAVPHIDIGFAGGKNEWRLYGANSMVSVNEEVLCLAFVDGGKFPRTSVVIGGHQLENYLIEFDLISSNVGISSSLLTRNTTCSQSRVL from the coding sequence ATGGATCTTGGTGGCCAACACACCTGGTTCAATTGTGATGACTTCGATTTACCAACCTATAAGTCCATCAGTTGCAACACTGAAAAATGTAGAAAGTATAAGGGCTATGATTGCATGAACTGCGCTCTTCTGATCCCTGTCCCACCACGGTGCACTAACAATGCATGTGCTGTCACCTATTCCAATCCATTTGcttttcaagatattaacaaCAGCCTAGCAGAAGATGCCTTATTTGTCGAGTCTACCAATGGCTTATCAGTTGGATTAACCTACAAATCTCCTGATCCATTTCCATTTTCATGTTCTGATTACTTGAGAAATCTAGCCAGTGGAACCAAAGGTATGATAGGCCTCGTAAATACAACTACTTCCTTGCCTGCACAAATGGCAGCACAGTTTAATTTACCTCACAAATTTGCTCTTTGTTTGCCCTCTACATCTGGTCCTATACATGGCCACATGTTTATTGGCGGGGGGCCATACATATTTCGGCCATATTCTAAGAACATTGCTAAAAAGTTGATCACCACAAAACTCATTAGTTACCCTGTTGATACTGACAAAATTTATACAGTAACTGACCCTTACGACGAATATTTCGtacatctcaaatctattactatTGATCAGAAACTTGTCCCTCTTAATGCTTCTTTACTATCCATCAACGAAGATGGCTTTGGAGGTACTACATTTAGTACTCGATTTCCTTTCACAAGTTTACAGAGAACTCTCTATACAGTTTTCGTTACTGCTTTTACTGAGGCTGCAGCTAGCAGGAAGATGAAAAGAGTAGACGGACCCTTCGATGTGTGTTTCAATGCCACAAACATTCCCAAAAGCAAGACAGGACCTGCGGTGCCACATATAGATATCGGTTTTGCAGGGGGCAAGAACGAATGGAGACTTTACGGAGCCAACTCAATGGTATCGGTGAATGAAGAAGTATTATGCCTGGCATTTGTGGATGGAGGAAAATTTCCAAGAACTTCAGTTGTCATAGGAGGGCATCAACTAGAGAATTATCTTATCGAGTTCGATCTTATTTCTTCCAATGTAGGGATTAGCTCTTCACTTTTAACTCGAAATACAACTTGCAGCCAGTCCAGAGTCCTATAA
- the LOC108220961 gene encoding uncharacterized protein LOC108220961, whose translation MHVFSDAIFNKDGMRETEKTIIREQLLERWMSQKQLEVEVIKDMKLQWSKNAMPSDNLEAGNESIDKPPNGRILSEHQRRELEKRVIGEEILSDWLHRKQLEEEIMTEMFGVEMLQRVKNSIASENPEVKSDTCNKSPTGLQKIINIQDKGEDSGLVPHPDGPMSLNGQERIDQSPANEKEGGLTGRIPIHCPPRAPNTTKPGMFIGLGRTATTPSVCN comes from the exons ATGCATGTTTTTTCAGATGCTATCTTCAACAAGGATGGAATGAGGGAAACTGAGAAGACGATTATAAGGGAACAGCTTCTGGAGAGGTGGATGTCCCAGAAACAGCTTGAAGTAGAAGTGATAAAGGATATGAAGTTGCAGTGGAGTAAAAACGCAATGCCGTCAGATAATCTAGAAGCAGGGAATGAGTCCATCGATAAGCCTCCGaatg GTAGAATCCTCAGCGAGCATCAAAGGAGGGAACTAGAGAAGAGGGTTATAGGTGAAGAGATTTTGAGTGACTGGTTGCACAGGAAACAACTGGAGGAGGAAATCATGACAGAGATGTTTGGGGTAGAAATGTTACAGAGGGTTAAGAATTCAATTGCATCAGAGAACCCAGAAGTAAAAAGTGACACATGCAATAAGTCTCCCACCGGTTTGCAGAAAATTATCAATATTCAAGAT AAAGGTGAAGATTCTGGATTGGTGCCTCATCCAGATGGTCCAATGTCCTTAAATGGCCAGGAGCGGATTGACCAGAGCCCGGCTAATGAAAAAGAAGGTGGACTAACTGGCAGAATTCCTATCCATTGTCCCCCTAGAGCACCAAATACTACCAAACCTGGGATGTTCATCGGTTTAGGCAGGACTGCTACGACACCATCGGTATGTAATTAG